A single Methanomicrobiales archaeon DNA region contains:
- a CDS encoding inorganic phosphate transporter, with product MLEMVLVALTFAFAFTNGFQDASTIAATFIASRSATPRRGILFIAGLQFAGALLGGTAVAFTLSSLLAFDAGPAAVPVLLTALLGAIAWNLLTWRYALPSSSTHALIGGLVGAGVAYGGPAGIFWGVAEFLAPPHELAGLLKILVFLAVSLAVGLLGGFALHRTAALLLRNARRGVVREIARSNWIAAGFMAFFNGANDGGKLLGIVLLGLGASGTWAGTGQPLWARLGIALLITLGTVGGGWRIMATLGRRIFKIEPLHSFSSQFSSGASIALSTLAGAPISSTHVITSSVLGVGAAENPRRVRWSVGRDIVASMLLTLPATALLTAFMYWLIAPFL from the coding sequence ATGCTGGAGATGGTGCTCGTCGCTCTGACGTTTGCCTTCGCCTTCACCAATGGCTTCCAGGATGCCAGCACGATCGCCGCGACCTTCATCGCGTCCCGCTCGGCGACCCCCCGCCGGGGGATCCTCTTCATCGCCGGGCTGCAGTTCGCGGGGGCGCTGCTGGGCGGGACCGCCGTCGCCTTCACGCTCTCCTCCCTGCTCGCCTTCGACGCCGGTCCGGCGGCGGTCCCGGTGCTGCTGACCGCCCTGCTGGGGGCGATCGCCTGGAACCTCCTGACCTGGAGGTATGCCCTTCCCTCCTCCTCCACCCACGCCCTCATCGGGGGTCTGGTCGGAGCCGGCGTCGCCTACGGCGGTCCTGCCGGCATCTTCTGGGGCGTCGCGGAGTTCCTCGCCCCCCCGCACGAACTCGCCGGTCTCCTGAAGATCCTGGTCTTTCTCGCCGTCTCCCTGGCAGTCGGTCTCCTGGGGGGGTTTGCCCTGCACCGCACGGCCGCGCTCCTGCTCCGCAACGCCCGGCGGGGAGTCGTGCGGGAGATCGCGCGCAGCAACTGGATCGCCGCGGGGTTCATGGCGTTCTTCAACGGCGCCAACGACGGCGGGAAGCTGCTGGGAATCGTGCTCCTGGGGCTGGGCGCCTCCGGCACCTGGGCGGGCACGGGGCAGCCGCTCTGGGCCCGGCTCGGCATCGCCCTGCTCATCACCCTGGGAACGGTCGGGGGCGGGTGGCGCATCATGGCCACCCTGGGGCGGCGCATCTTCAAGATCGAGCCCCTCCACTCCTTCTCCTCCCAGTTCTCTTCCGGAGCCTCGATCGCCCTCTCCACCCTCGCCGGCGCCCCCATCTCCTCAACCCACGTCATCACCAGCTCGGTCCTCGGGGTGGGGGCGGCGGAGAACCCGCGGCGGGTCCGGTGGTCGGTGGGGCGCGACATCGTCGCCTCGATGCTGCTCACCCTCCCGGCGACCGCGCTCCTCACAGCCTTTATGTACTGGCTGATCGCACCCTTCCTCTAG
- a CDS encoding DUF47 family protein, whose amino-acid sequence MDRKSGDQKEHRGLFDSIFPKEYDFEGMLAEQADRTVGGVECFLDWLRERPAGEPRELERREEEVDDFRHRLEDLLTEAFFTPFDRQDLYYLSRQMDYILNFATETAREMHAFAVLPDAPILGMAEALLRGTKSVTAGVKALRSDGRAVERRVQETRDAINAIENIYIAGMAELLRDSDAMEALRRREIYHHLRDAGRALRDTADVLHRVAVGLG is encoded by the coding sequence ATGGACAGAAAGAGCGGGGATCAGAAGGAGCACAGGGGCCTGTTCGACTCCATCTTCCCGAAGGAGTACGACTTCGAGGGCATGCTCGCCGAGCAGGCGGACCGCACGGTGGGCGGCGTCGAGTGCTTCCTGGACTGGCTGCGGGAGCGCCCCGCCGGGGAGCCGCGGGAGCTGGAGCGGCGGGAGGAGGAGGTGGACGACTTCCGCCACAGGCTGGAGGATCTGCTGACGGAGGCGTTCTTCACGCCCTTCGACCGCCAGGACCTCTACTACCTCTCGCGGCAGATGGACTACATCCTGAACTTCGCCACCGAGACCGCCCGCGAGATGCACGCCTTTGCAGTGCTGCCCGATGCGCCCATCCTGGGCATGGCGGAGGCGCTGCTGCGGGGGACGAAAAGCGTCACCGCGGGCGTGAAGGCTCTCCGATCGGACGGCAGGGCGGTCGAGCGGCGGGTGCAGGAGACCCGCGACGCGATCAACGCGATCGAGAACATCTACATCGCGGGCATGGCGGAACTGCTCCGGGACAGCGATGCGATGGAGGCGCTCCGCCGGCGGGAGATCTACCACCACCTGCGGGATGCCGGCAGAGCGCTGCGGGACACGGCCGACGTCCTCCACCGGGTGGCGGTCGGTCTCGGGTGA
- a CDS encoding GyrI-like domain-containing protein, whose protein sequence is MGCHHHRRAPSQRVLGIRRRGHYRLIDGLLPQIFQYAMENGIPVAGMPAFLCHECSPEAAQEADRSGTADVEVIVPIAGDARPSGEIRVYTVPGGRMARAVHRGPCEGCESTFLRLFSWLAERGPIREVYLNDPREVPSEEIATGICVPIG, encoded by the coding sequence ATGGGATGCCATCACCATCGTCGAGCCCCGTCCCAGCGGGTGCTCGGGATCCGGCGGCGCGGGCACTATCGCCTGATCGACGGGTTGCTCCCGCAGATCTTTCAGTACGCGATGGAGAACGGGATCCCGGTTGCCGGAATGCCGGCCTTTCTCTGCCACGAATGCTCTCCCGAGGCGGCGCAGGAGGCGGACAGGAGCGGCACCGCCGATGTGGAGGTGATCGTCCCGATCGCCGGCGATGCCCGCCCGAGCGGCGAGATCCGGGTTTACACGGTCCCCGGCGGCAGGATGGCCCGCGCCGTCCACCGGGGCCCCTGCGAGGGCTGCGAGTCGACCTTCCTCCGCCTCTTCTCGTGGCTGGCGGAGCGGGGGCCGATCCGGGAGGTCTACCTGAACGATCCCCGCGAGGTGCCGTCGGAGGAGATCGCGACCGGGATCTGCGTGCCGATCGGCTGA
- a CDS encoding GNAT family N-acetyltransferase → MEIVLAGGRGEWDDFVERNPGSEIFHRWDFLKIVEEQSGCRLLPYAIYRGREMIGVLPLFHRALPGLGYILSPPPRTAIPYLGLLLDSSLADLKQHKRESVLRSLGEKVIAEIASYSPSSVIISNPPCVIDVRPFQWGGYGVEIAYTYEIDLGRPLSEIWSGFSKDRRQKIGRASRSGIEIVRGTDLSRLCTMLERRYREQGLTNGILSQRYLERLAAAFPRNFSLYYARHGDAISGAVLMIKYNDAKVWVGTPRSENHSNELLIWELLREAKAEGYPRFELVGANTRQLCTFKSQFNPHLRPYLRVARRNLRGRMAESLYHRLRRRGVHPGRPDGLR, encoded by the coding sequence ATGGAGATCGTACTGGCAGGGGGCAGAGGTGAGTGGGACGATTTCGTGGAGAGGAATCCCGGCAGCGAGATCTTCCATCGCTGGGACTTTCTGAAGATCGTGGAGGAGCAGAGCGGCTGCCGCCTGCTCCCGTATGCCATCTACCGGGGGCGGGAGATGATCGGCGTCCTCCCCCTCTTCCACCGCGCGCTGCCGGGACTGGGGTACATCCTCTCGCCGCCCCCGAGAACCGCCATACCCTACCTGGGACTGCTCCTCGACTCCTCCCTCGCGGACCTGAAGCAGCACAAACGCGAGAGCGTCCTGCGGAGTCTCGGGGAGAAGGTGATCGCCGAGATCGCCTCTTACTCCCCGAGCAGCGTGATCATCTCGAATCCGCCGTGCGTGATCGACGTCCGCCCCTTCCAGTGGGGCGGGTACGGCGTCGAGATCGCCTACACCTACGAGATCGACCTGGGCCGTCCGCTGTCCGAGATCTGGAGCGGATTCTCCAAGGACCGCAGACAGAAGATCGGCAGGGCCTCCCGCTCCGGCATCGAGATCGTCCGCGGCACGGATCTCTCGCGGCTGTGCACGATGCTGGAACGGAGGTACAGGGAGCAGGGCCTCACGAACGGCATTTTGAGCCAGCGCTACCTGGAGAGGCTCGCCGCCGCGTTCCCCCGCAACTTCAGCCTCTACTATGCCCGCCACGGGGATGCCATCTCCGGTGCCGTCCTCATGATCAAGTACAACGACGCGAAGGTCTGGGTGGGCACGCCCCGCTCGGAGAACCACAGCAACGAGCTGCTCATCTGGGAGCTCCTGCGGGAGGCGAAGGCGGAGGGCTATCCCCGCTTCGAGCTGGTGGGCGCCAACACCCGCCAGCTCTGCACCTTCAAGAGCCAGTTCAACCCGCACCTGCGGCCGTACCTGCGCGTCGCCCGCAGGAACCTGCGGGGACGGATGGCGGAGTCCCTGTACCATCGCCTGCGAAGGCGGGGGGTGCACCCCGGGCGGCCGGACGGACTGCGGTGA